In Malus sylvestris chromosome 16, drMalSylv7.2, whole genome shotgun sequence, the following are encoded in one genomic region:
- the LOC126608859 gene encoding uncharacterized protein LOC126608859 codes for MSGPSDRRFDLNLVEEAAPPSLDNIWRPSFVSPTGPLTVGDSVMKNDMTAAVVARNLLTPKDNRLLSKRSDELAVKDSLALSVQCAGSVSNMAQRLFARTRQVESLAAEVMSLKQEIRGLKHENKQLHRLAHDYATNMKRKLDQMKETDGQVLLDHQRFVGLFQRHLLPSSSRAVPRNEAPNDQPLMPPPSRVLSSTEAPNDPPPVPSLSGALPTAETSPKQPL; via the coding sequence atgtctggcccctccgaccgtcgttttgacttgaaccttgttgaagaggcagccccgccttctctagacaacatatggcgcccatccttcgtctcccctactggtcctcttaccgttggggattccgtgatgaagaatgatatgaccgctgcggtggtggccaggaaccttctcactcccaaagataacagactactttccaaacggtctgatgagttagctgttaaggattcgctggctctcagtgttcagtgtgcaggttctgtgtctaatatggcccaacgcctatttgctcgaacccgccaagttgaatcattggcggctgaagtgatgagtctcaaacaggagattagagggctcaagcatgagaataaacagttgcaccggctcgcacatgactatgctacaaacatgaagaggaagcttgaccagatgaaggaaactgatggtcaggttttacttgatcatcagagatttgtgggtttgttccaaaggcatttattgccttcgtcttctagggctgtaccgcgtaatgaagctccaaatgatcaacctctgatgcctcctccttctagggttctgtccagtactgaggctccaaatgatccccctccggtgccttctctttctggggctctaccgactgctgagacttctcctaagcaacctttgtga